A window of Mytilus edulis chromosome 10, xbMytEdul2.2, whole genome shotgun sequence contains these coding sequences:
- the LOC139491585 gene encoding uncharacterized protein, with translation MTTNWTICGTCDFRHITKPSVFWCSECEEGLCHECTEHHSISKATRGHITVSIDAYKKLPSIILDIAQSCKNHNEKFQIYCNKHDCPCCKKCIVETHNECKDFVDIDDFLKDIKSSNAFVEIEQTLAEILENIKRIKKDREENLKSIKETRENVESEIKLTKLKMVSYLNKLQEDILTELGKIEESESKLIHKSLMSLQHTEKDVIEYQNSIANIKQHASGLQAFLGLKQIEHDIEEKDKIIQAIVKNKDFNHVTLSWKINSGVQYIQSNLATFGKIVVESKSSDITIARRKNIQAQIMVIASVPLSLDKIELKLKKIVSSRGNDITGCSLFSNGKMIFSSYKDKKVVVLKNDGSKPGKINSEFQTFDVEQIDESLIAITTGSEGGKIIFADLLEKKTKKIIDVSVPNDGMAVYGGWLYFSAGTNGLMRVNIIDGSIREVLYKPMCGSAYIAVFGNKLYFTNKSENTVTCSDLEGSVKWIFKDERNLSFPLGISLDHYGNVYVVGNKFANVVVISPDGKRSKTILTSADGLDCPQVLHYNRENNQILVANRNGNAFLFDVIFQ, from the coding sequence ATGACAACTAACTGGACTATTTGTGGGACATGTGATTTTCGCCATATAACTAAACCATCAGTATTTTGGTGTTCCGAATGTGAAGAAGGCCTATGTCATGAGTGCACCGAACATCACAGCATATCCAAGGCAACTAGGGGGCATATTACAGTCTCTATTGATGCATACAAGAAACTACCATCGATAATTCTAGATATAGCACAATCATGCAAAAATCACAATGAAAAGTTCCAAATATACTGTAATAAGCATGATTGTCCATGCTGTAAAAAGTGCATTGTGGAGACTCACAACGAGTGTAAAGATTTTGTTGATATTGACGATTtcttaaaagatataaaatctTCAAATGCGTTCGTGGAAATTGAACAGACCTTAGcagaaattttagaaaatattaaaagaattaaaaaagaccgtgaagaaaatttgaaatcaatCAAGGAAACAAGAGAAAATGTCGAGTCTGAAATAAAACTGACAAAGTTAAAGATGGTTAGCTATCTTAACAAACTCCAAGAAGATATCTTGACTGAACTGGGCAAAATAGAGGAATCAGAGAGCAAACTCATACACAAATCGTTAATGTCATTACAACACACGGAAAAGGACGTCATTGAATACCAAAATAGCATAGCAAACATAAAGCAACATGCATCAGGCCTTCAGGCATTCTTGGGCCTTAAACAAATAGAACATGATATAGAAGAAAAGGATAAAATTATTCAAGCGATAGTGAAGAATAAGGATTTTAATCATGTTACTCTTTCATGGAAGATAAACTCTGGTGTACAATACATTCAGAGCAATTTAGCAACGTTTGGCAAAATCGTTGTCGAGTCCAAATCAAGTGACATAACTATTGCAAGGAGAAAAAACATACAAGCTCAGATCATGGTTATAGCATCAGTACCGTTATCTTTAGATAAAATAGAacttaaattaaagaaaattgttTCTTCGAGAGGCAATGACATTACTGGATGTTCCTtgttttcaaatggtaaaatgaTATTTTCGAGTTATAAAGACAAAAAGGTTGTTGTTCTAAAAAACGACGGGTCAAAACCGGGGAAAATAAATTCCGAATTTCAAACATTTGATGTAGAACAGATAGACGAAAGTTTAATTGCTATAACGACTGGCTCTGAAGGTGGTAAAATAATATTTGCAGATCTACTAGAAAAGAAAACTAAGAAAATTATAGACGTTAGTGTACCAAATGATGGAATGGCAGTGTATGGTGGTTGGCTTTATTTTAGTGCAGGGACTAACGGTTTGATGCGAGTAAACATAATTGATGGATCGATTCGTGAGGTACTATATAAGCCAATGTGTGGAAGTGCTTATATAGCTGTATTCGGCAACAAGCTTTACTTCACAAACAAATCGGAGAATACTGTGACATGTAGTGATTTGGAGGGAAGCGTCAAGTGGATATTTAAAGATGAAAGAAATTTGTCTTTTCCTCTCGGCATCTCTTTGGATCATTACGGGAACGTTTACGTAGTTGGAAACAAATTTGCTAATGTTGTTGTTATCTCGCCGGATGGAAAAAGAAGCAAAACAATATTAACATCTGCGGACGGACTTGATTGTCCTCAGGTTTTACATTACAACCGAGAAAATAATCAGATTCTAGTTGCAAATCGAAACGGTAATGCTTTTCTTTTCGATGTAATATTCCAATGA
- the LOC139492865 gene encoding RING finger domain and kelch repeat-containing protein DDB_G0271372-like has product MADNMLECEIKAAIGKALKPLRCRYHETEEYTIFCKGCKDFMCFKCLGQLHQKHDLCQLQDAEEDIRKEMEVLLLNGKYSEQLTALGDKLSDIQKKLLQDEERLNCEIKTSVVNMKAKLDSTEERLLSELHNTFESYHITLRKQETNVKDLQSDITNLEVNKLNEFEFSHIINILSEINLCSVKCDKIANRPIPGFKPTMEFSFGNLIENSSGKCDTDAISLSACSDISTQTDVLEDSETKWFDADDFEEDNLIESSSDEVTDKYPITFQLKQDLTLVRKIIPISEQDAWILANRQLLKIVNHSLDDIVYANNVSDFVVLKDSCVLILSEKKSFIMKLLTDGRLVRFANIGESGRTPHCFCISEDDLLVIYLESNSGVQGMNL; this is encoded by the coding sequence ATGGCGGATAATATGCTAGAGTGTGAAATAAAAGCAGCGATTGGTAAAGCATTGAAACCACTTCGGTGTAGATACCATGAAACAGAAGAATACACGATATTTTGCAAAGGTTGTAAGGACTTCATGTGTTTTAAATGTCTCGGACAATTACACCAAAAACATGACCTGTGTCAATTGCAGGACGCGGAAGAAGATATTCGGAAAGAAATGGAGGTTCTGTTGTTAAATGGAAAATATTCTGAACAGCTAACTGCACTAGGTGATAAGCTTTCAGACATCCAGAAGAAACTTTTACAAGACGAGGAACGTCTTAACTGTGAAATAAAAACAAGTGTAGTAAACATGAAGGCAAAACTCGACTCTACAGAGGAACGACTATTGTCAGAGTTACACAACACATTCGAAAGCTACCATATAACACTACGCAAGCAAGAAACTAACGTCAAAGATTTACAATCGGACATAACTAATTTAGAGGTCAATAAGCTTAACGAGTTCGAGTTTAgtcatatcataaatattttgtcTGAAATTAATTTATGCTCTGTAAAGTGTGACAAAATTGCAAATCGGCCAATACCTGGTTTCAAACCAACTATGGAGTTTTCATTTggaaatttgattgaaaattcAAGTGGAAAATGTGACACAGACGCAATATCATTGTCAGCATGTTCTGATATATCAACCCAGACAGATGTTCTTGAAGATTCAGAGACTAAATGGTTCGATGCTGACGACTTTGAGGAAGACAACTTAATAGAAAGCTCATCCGATGAAGTTACAGATAAATATCCGATTACTTTCCAATTAAAGCAGGATTTAACCCTTGTTAGAAAAATAATACCAATCTCTGAACAGGATGCGTGGATACTTGCAAACCGGCAATTGCTAAAAATTGTTAACCATTCCTTAGACGACATTGTGTATGCAAATAACGTTAGTGATTTTGTCGTTTTAAAAGATTCATGTGTACTGATTCTCAGTGAGAAAAAATCATTTATCATGAAATTATTAACAGATGGACGCCTGGTTCGGTTTGCTAATATAGGAGAATCTGGTAGAACGCCGCATTGTTTTTGCATTTCCGAGGATGATTTGTTAGTAATTTACCTTGAATCCAATTCGGGAGTCCAAGGTATGAATTTATAA